The following DNA comes from Sebastes umbrosus isolate fSebUmb1 chromosome 8, fSebUmb1.pri, whole genome shotgun sequence.
TTCtgaacacagtgaggagcaaaACAGACACAAGTCTAAACACGCTCACTTTCCCTCTTAAATATAATGCTCTTATGAACAACTGGTTACAGTTAACAGAATTCAAGACTGTGGTATATGGATTGTTATGCATGTTATCTCTGTGTTTGGGTACACTGAAATATCAGGCAGACGTAAATCGAACAAACACATTTGATGTGTTTGAAGAAatgtattatgtatttgttCTTCTGCCACTGGTGTGAAATCTGCTCACAGGGAACCAACCTAACACTAAACTTACCGTAGTTAAGCGTACAATCAGAAGAATTTTACACCACGGCAGGGTTGTAAAATTTTATTTGGAGAAATCTGTACATGGAGGTTTTGGCCTTCAGTGTGTTCACATTTATAAGCATACTGGGGACACAAGACAGGTAGCTCACTGAAGATCAAGAGAAGTGCTATCCATTACTCAAAACTGGACAGGAAGGTCAGTACAAGCGCCTTCAGTTTGGTGTCCGATGCCTCTGAGATCTGACCGTCGGCTCTGAAACAGAAAACAGGACAAGTCAAGTTAACACTTTGAAAAATTAACATGGGTGTTTACTGTTTAAACATATTGTGGCTGAGAAATTCGTCTCACCTGATTGCGGACAGCAGGTCCTGGTGCTGGCTGAGGACGTGCTGCAGGAAAGCCTTCTCGAACCTTGTGATCTTGCTGGGCTCCATTTTGTCCAAGTGACCTCTGACACCAGCGTAGATGACTGTTACCTGCTCTTCAATGGCCATGGGACCTGGAGGGGGTTGGGGACAACAGTTTAGTTTTTGCATCACCAGCTAAGCATTTCTATTATATTTCTTGGGAGACAAGAAGTTGACACTCACAGTACTGTCCCTGCTTGAGCAGTTCAGTGAGCCTGACACCCCTGTTAAGGAGCTGCTGGGTGGCAGCGTCGAGGTCAGAGCCAAACTGGGCGAAGGCAGCCACCTCACGGTACTGAGCCAGCTCCAGCTTCATGGTACCGGCCACCTACAGGGTAAAAAGTAAGACCATTATTACCTCCATTTTATGAATTGCAGGATtagtttttataaaactgttgaATGATGCAAGGcttttacacaccgggggcgtgatgaacaaacacaaaaatgcaaaacactcgcctgcaaatattatgtctagggcttttattgtgaagggtaagaatggaaggagtggcTCTGGTCTGCACTGAAATGAGTAAGCaagtttgccatcttgtttCAGACTACAGAGCCtatgttgtttcataaatataggcataAATGATGCCTTCAAAAAGTGAAGTTCAGAAAAAAATGACCTTGttccacaaaaaaataaataaaaataaaaatatgcaaattaattgcacaaaaaaaacaaaaaacagccttTACTGTGAAACCAAACTTAAATTGAgctaaaatgtctaaaaataaaaataaaacccaccTGCTTCATGGCTTTGGTCTGGGCAGCAGAGCCTACTCTGGACACAGACAGACCCACGTTGATAGCTGGGCGGATACCCTTGTAGAACAGCTCAGTCTCCAAGAAGATCTACAGCAAACAGATGAAGCTATTACAATATAACAGTACCGTAATGTAGAATATTTGATATATGGGCCAAAACACAACCAATAATATGACATCTTGGGACAAACCTGTCCGTCTGTGATGGAGATGACATTGGTGGGGATGTAGGCAGACACATCGCCGGCCTGGGTCTCGATGACGGGCAGGGCAGTGAGGGAGCCACCACCGAAGTTGTCGTTCATCTTGGCGGCTCTCTCCAGCAGACGGGAGTGCAGGTAGAACACATCACCGGGGTAAGCCTCACGACCGGGAGGACGACGCAGCAGCAGGGACATCTGACGGTAGGCAACAGcctgaggaggaggggagaaaagAAAATTTACCAAGGTTGAACCTGGGAATACTGCCTCAATTTTGAATATTCGTGCAGGAGATATTTTCCGACTTGTTAACTGTAATCATGGGCAACATTTATTAGGACAAAACATCCAATGTTGTAATTTCAAGCTATGACAGTTTTAAAGAATCACACTTTACAACAGTAATATGAGTCCTCACCTGCTTGGACAGATCGTCATAGATGATCAGGGCGTGCTTGCCGTTGTCTCTGAAGAACTCTCCCATGGAGCAGCCGGAGTATGGGGCCAGGTACTGCAGAGGAGCAGCATCAGAGGCGGTGGCAGAAACCACGATGGTGTACTTCATGGCATCAGCATCCGTCAGCCTCTTGACCAGCTGAGCGACGGTGGACCTCTTCTGTCCGATGGCGACGTAGATGCAGtacagcttcttcttctcctcagtaCCATCGTTGAAGCGCTTCTGGTTGATGATTGTGTCGATGGCAATGGCAGTTTTGCTGGAGAACGGAGGTAagatttaaagaagaaaaaaaaaaccctactCCATGGAATCGTTTTATGTCCAAATACTCataaaaatgtgtgtctatgtcAAAGTATTTACCCGGTCTGCCTGTCACCAATGATCAGCTCACGCTGACCTCTGCCGATGGGCACCAGGCTGTCCACAGCCTTGATGCCAGTCTGCATTGGCTCCCTCACAGAGATACGGGGGATGATACCAGGAGCCTTCAGACCCACACGCCTACGGATGCTAGAGCCCAGAGGACCCTGAGAAAAAGTAAATATGCAATTTAAAAGATGAACAGACATATCAAAGTGCTAACAAGTGTGCCAATAATGCCATTTAATGTGATCATGCAAAAATTCTAATGTGTTGCTTTAATTTTGATCAAATCAATAACTGGAATTTAATGCATTATTAGTGTCAAGACAGTCGCACAACATCTATTCAACtaattaagaga
Coding sequences within:
- the LOC119492410 gene encoding ATP synthase subunit alpha, mitochondrial-like, with translation MLSVRVAAALARSLPRRAGFVSKAVPAACIGVNHLHTHRPWLQKTGTAEVSSILEEKIMGADTSADLEETGRVLSIGDGIARVYGLRNVQAEEMVEFSSGLKGMSLNLEPDNVGVVVFGNDKLIKEGDIVKRTGAIVDVPVGLELLGRVVDALGNAIDGKGPLGSSIRRRVGLKAPGIIPRISVREPMQTGIKAVDSLVPIGRGQRELIIGDRQTGKTAIAIDTIINQKRFNDGTEEKKKLYCIYVAIGQKRSTVAQLVKRLTDADAMKYTIVVSATASDAAPLQYLAPYSGCSMGEFFRDNGKHALIIYDDLSKQAVAYRQMSLLLRRPPGREAYPGDVFYLHSRLLERAAKMNDNFGGGSLTALPVIETQAGDVSAYIPTNVISITDGQIFLETELFYKGIRPAINVGLSVSRVGSAAQTKAMKQVAGTMKLELAQYREVAAFAQFGSDLDAATQQLLNRGVRLTELLKQGQYCPMAIEEQVTVIYAGVRGHLDKMEPSKITRFEKAFLQHVLSQHQDLLSAIRADGQISEASDTKLKALVLTFLSSFE